One window of the Etheostoma spectabile isolate EspeVRDwgs_2016 chromosome 16, UIUC_Espe_1.0, whole genome shotgun sequence genome contains the following:
- the ank1b gene encoding ankyrin-1 isoform X9, which yields MAQAAKQLRKTKDLAEAAAQEQREKEEEKIKKRNRSRDRRRKADSATSFLRAARSGNLDKAQDHLKNGLNINTSNQNGLNGLHLASKEGHVKMVLELLHSGIELEATTKKGNTALHIAALAGQEKVVAELVNYGANVNAQSHKGFSPLYMAAQENHLEVVKFLLENGANQSLPTEDGFTPLAVALQQGHENVVALLINYGTKGKVRLPALHIAARNDDTRTAAVLLQNDPNADVLSKTGFTPLHIAAHYENMSVAQLLLNRGANVNFTPKNGITPLHIASRRGNVMMVRLLLDRGAQIDATTKDELTPLHCAARNGHVRIIELLLEHGAPIQAKTKNGLSPIHMAAQGDHMDCVRQLLQYNAEIDDITLDHLTPLHVAAHCGHHRMAKVLLDKGAKANARALNGFTPLHIACKKNHMRSMDLLLKHSASLEAVTESGLTPLHVAAFMGHLNIVKNLLQRGASPNASNVKVETPLHMASRAGHCEVAQFLLQNAAQVDARAKDDQTPLHCAARMGHKELVKTLLEHKASPDSATTAGHTPLHISAREGHVHTIRILLDAGAQQIKMTKKGFTPLHVASKYGKVDVAELLLERGANPNAAGKNGLTPLHVAVHHNNLDVVRLLVSKGGSAHSTARNGYTALHIAAKQNQIEVASCLLQNGATPNSESLQGITPLHLASQEGRPDMVALLISKQANVNLGNKNGLTPMHLVAQEGHVGIADTLVKQGASVYAASRMGYTPLHVACHYGNIKMVKFLLQQQAHVNSKTRIGYTPLHQAAQQGHTDIVTLLLKHGAQPNEITSNGTSPLGIAKRLGYISVIDVLKLVTEESVSAITTEKHRMSFPETVDEILDVSEDEGVAQLTLGDELLGMDGARYLKLDDFKDQDDDFLSPKKTLRDFEGGMGTTPYSPAIPRIPCVSPETVLLDQHTPIPLPKEYDEDSLIPSSPATETSDNVSPVASPIHTGFLVSFMVDARGGSMRGSRHHGLRVIIPPRTCTAPTRITCRLVKPQKLTTPPPLVEGEGLASRIISLGPSSMQFLGPVIVEIPHFASLGRGDRELVVLRSENGSVWKEHRNRYGDEVLETILNGMDEDLESQDELEKKRIRRIISTDFPLYFAVVSRIQQESDLIGPEGGRLNTKLVPHVEAIFPETAVTKRVRLGLQAQPIPDELLTRHLGNQATFSPVVTIEPRRRKFHRPIGLRIPLPPSWRESPRDAGEGDTTSLRLLCSVIGGTAPAQWEDITGTTKLMYAHNCANFTTNVSARFWLTDCPRTAEAVTFANLLYRELMSVPYMAKFVIFAKMNEAREGRLRCYCMTDDKMDKTLELHENFTEVARSRDIELMEGMPLHLECSGNLVPIRKATQQPRSFSFQAFRDNRLPVSVKVRDSNKEAAGFLSFLRKCTKYEDTQHVLCNLNITMPPCVKVVGSEERRRTLTPLALRERYSALNEPGVATVNAMERTEIKINIISEQLGLSWAELARELQFSVDDINRIRVENPNSLLDQSSALLNLWASREGKRAKMESLYTALKNIDRADIVTSLEGQAPQPVASYPEEGACRLGSRDSTLLSPSVLNGQQVYAQRCEVTGLSRAPEHNGDNRVVGGGAFQPYLPDKDSLQGWVGSVSSGRDGRGPGLRVTQEALLTPKEEKEDYAAEAQFVDEHGRVLARKVRVDVKKGAQSAQRTSLRRVKH from the exons AATGGTCTCAACGGGTTACACCTGGCCTCTAAAGAAGGGCACGTCAAAATGGTCCTGGAGCTACTGCACTCTGGCATTGAACTGGAAGCCACCACCAAG AAAGGGAACACAGCTCTCCATATCGCAGCGCTGGCAGGGCAGGAGAAAGTGGTGGCTGAGCTTGTCAACTACGGTGCCAATGTTAATGCCCAGTCACAT AAAGGGTTCAGTCCTCTCTACATGGCAGCACAGGAGAATCACTTAGAGGTGGTCAAGTTCCTGCTCGAGAACGGTGCCAATCAGAGTCTCCCAACTGAG GATGGCTTCACTCCACTGGCAGTAGCCCTCCAGCAGGGCCATGAAAATGTCGTGGCACTCCTCATCAACTATGGCACCAAGGGCAAGGTCCGCCTCCCCGCACTGCACATCGCTGCACGAAACGACGACACGCGCACCGCCGCAGTGCTGCTACAGAACGACCCCAACGCTGATGTTCTCAGCAAG ACTGGTTTCACACCTCTCCATATTGCAGCCCACTATGAAAATATGAGCGTAGCCCAGCTGCTACTGAACAGAGGAGCCAATGTAAACTTCACCCCTAAG AATGGCATCACACCCCTCCATATAGCCTCTAGGAGGGGCAATGTCATGATGGTCAGACTACTGCTAGACAGAGGAGCACAGATTGATGCCACAACCAAG GACGAGCTGACTCCTCTCCACTGTGCAGCCAGGAATGGTCATGTTCGCATCATTGAGCTTCTGTTGGAACATGGTGCTCCCATCCAGGCTAAAACCAAG AATGGTCTGTCCCCTATCCACATGGCAGCTCAAGGGGATCACATGGACTGTGTCAGGCAGCTACTGCAGTACAACGCTGAAATTGATGATATCACGCTGGACCATTTAACCCCTCTTCATGTAGCAGCCCACTGTGGTCATCATCGGATGGCCAAAGTCCTACTAGACAAGGGGGCCAAAGCCAATGCACGAGCTCTG AATGGGTTCACACCTCTCCATATTGCCTGCAAGAAGAACCACATGCGGTCCATGGACCTGCTGCTTAAGCACTCTGCTTCCCTAGAAGCTGTTACAGAG tctgGTCTCACTCCTCTCCATGTAGCGGCATTCATGGGCCATCTGAACATAGTGAAGAACCTGCTCCAGAGAGGGGCTTCACCTAATGCTTCCAATGTG AAAGTGGAGACTCCCCTGCACATGGCCTCCAGAGCAGGACACTGTGAAGTTGCTCAGTTCTTGCTGCAGAACGCAGCACAAGTGGATGCCAGGGCTAAG GATGACCAGACACCCCTACACTGTGCGGCCCGCATGGGCCACAAGGAGCTTGTCAAGACGCTCCTTGAGCACAAGGCCAGCCCTGACTCGGCTACAACTGCGGGCCACACACCCTTACACATATCTGCACGTGAAGGACATGTCCACACTATTCGGATCTTATTGGATGCTGGGGCACAGCAGATCAAGATGACAAAG AAAGGCTTCACTCCCCTCCATGTGGCCTCTAAATATGGGAAGGTGGACGTGGCTGAGCTCCTTCTGGAAAGAGGGGCCAATCCTAATGCAGCTGGGAAG AACGGTCTGACACCCCTTCATGTGGCTGTTCATCACAACAACCTGGATGTCGTTAGACTCCTGGTCAGCAAGGGAGGATCTGCACACAGCACTGCCCGA AACGGATACACAGCCCTGCACATAGCGGCCAAGCAGAACCAAATAGAGGTGGCCAGTTGTCTGCTGCAGAATGGGGCAACACCCAATTCCGAGTCCCTCCAAGGCATCACGCCCCTTCATCTGGCTTCACAGGAGGGGCGGCCCGACATGGTGGCCCTGCTCATCTCCAAACAGGCCAACGTTAATCTGGGAAACAAG AATGGGTTGACCCCTATGCATCTTGTGGCTCAGGAAGGTCATGTGGGAATTGCTGACACGTTGGTCAAACAGGGAGCTTCCGTTTACGCTGCTTCACGG ATGGGCTACACACCCCTTCATGTGGCCTGTCACTATGGCAACATCAAGATGGTGAAGTTCCTCCTGCAGCAGCAGGCTCATGTGAATAGCAAAACAAGG ATTGGCTACACCCCTCTGCACCAGGCAGCTCAGCAGGGCCATACTGATATTGTCACCCTGTTGTTAAAACACGGAGCCCAACCCAATGAGATTACTTCT AATGGGACTTCTCCCTTGGGTATTGCTAAGAGGCTGGGTTACATCTCTGTCATTGATGTGCTCAAACTGGTTACCGAGGAGTCCGTCTCCGCG ATCACTACAGAGAAGCACCGGATGAGTTTTCCTGAGACCGTAGATGAGATTTTGGATGTTTCAGAGGATGAAG GGGTTGCCCAGCTAACCTTAG GAGACGAGTTGCTCGGGATGGATGGGGCACGCTATTTGAAGCTTGATGACTTCAAGGACCAGGACGATGACTTCCTCTCCCCGAAGAAAACCCTTAGAGACTTTGAGGGTGGCATGGGTACCAC CCCATATTCTCCTGCCATTCCTAGGATCCCTTGTGTGTCCCCAGAGACTGTACTGCTGGATCAG CACACCCCTATCCCCCTGCCAAAGGAGTATGATGAAGACTCTCTTATCCCGAGCAGCCCGGCTACGGAGACTTCAGACAACGTTAGCCCCGTGGCCAGCCCTATTCACACTGG CTTCCTGGTGAGTTTTATGGTGGATGCCCGAGGCGGATCCATGCGAGGCAGCAGACATCATGGCCTGCGAGTTATCATTCCTCCTCGAACCTGCACCGCACCAACACGCATTACCTGCCGTCTGGTCAAACCACAGAAACTGACCACACCTCCTCCACtggtggagggggaggggctTGCTAGTCGTATCATCTCCCTGGGGCCATCAAGTATGCAGTTCCTCGG CCCAGTAATAGTGGAAATCCCCCACTTTGCGTCACTGGGCCGAGGGGACCGAGAGCTTGTGGTCCTCCGCAGCGAAAATGGCTCCGTCTGGAAGGAACATCGGAATCGCTATGGTGATGAAGTGCTGGAAACTATCCTAAATGGCATGGATGAAG ACTTGGAGAGTCAAGATGAGCTAGAGAAGAAGAGAATCCGTCGGATCATCTCCACTGACTTCCCCCTCTACTTCGCTGTGGTCTCCCGCATTCAGCAGGAGAGCGATCTGATTGGTCCAGAAGGCGGCCGGTTGAACACTAAGCTGGTGCCCCATGTCGAGGCCATCTTCCCTGAGACGGCAGTCACCAAGAGAGTGAGACTGGGGCTGCAG GCCCAGCCAATCCCAGATGAACTGCTGACTCGGCATCTCGGTAACCAAGCAACCTTCAGCCCAGTAGTTACCATCGAACCACGGCGACGCAAATTTCACCGTCCAATCGGGTTGCGCATCCCTTTGCCACCATCCTGGCGGGAGAGTCCTCGGGATGCTGGGGAGGGGGACACCACCAGCTTGCGCCTCCTCTGCAGTGTCATTG GTGGCACTGCACCAGCCCAGTGGGAAGACATCACGGGAACCACCAAGCTAATGTACGCCCACAACTGTGCCAACTTCACCACCAATGTTTCTGCAAG ATTCTGGCTGACAGACTGTCCACGCACCGCAGAGGCTGTGACCTTTGCCAATCTGCTGTACCGCGAGCTGATGTCGGTTCCATATATGGCCAAGTTTGTTATTTTTGCTAAGATGAATGAAGCACGTGAGGGACGCTTGCGTTGTtactgcatgacagatgacaagATGGACAAAACATTGGAGCTGCATGAAAACTTCACCGAAGTGGCCCGCAGTCGGGACATTGAG CTGATGGAGGGCATGCCGCTGCACTTGGAATGTTCTGGAAACCTCGTGCCCATCAGGAAGGCCACCCAGCAGCCTCGCAGCTTCAGTTTCCAGGCCTTCAGAGATAACAGGCTGCCTGTTTCTGTCAAG GTCAGAGATAGCAACAAGGAGGCTGCTGGGTTTTTGTCCTTTCTGCGGAAATGCACCAAGTATGAGGACACACAGCACGTACTGTGTAACCTAAACATAACCATGCCACCCTGTGTCAAG gTTGTTGGAAGTGAGGAGCGCAGGCGAACCTTAACCCCCCTCGCCCTGAGGGAGCGCTACAGTGCACTGAACGAGCCTGGTGTGG ccACAGTCAATGCCATGGAGAGAACTGAGATCAAGATCAACATCATATCTGAACAGCTGGGTTTGAGCTGGGCAG AGTTGGCGCGGGAGCTTCAGTTTAGTGTGGACGACATCAACCGGATCCGTGTGGAGAATCCCAACTCCCTGCTGGACCAAAGCTCTGCCCTGCTCAACCTGTGGGCCAGCAGAGAAGGCAAAAGAGCCAAGA TGGAGAGCTTGTACACAGCTCTGAAAAACATTGACCGTGCAGACATTGTAACATCTCTGGAAGGTCAGGCTCCACAGCCAGTCGCCAGTTATCCAGAGGAGGGTGCCTGTCGACTAGGCAGCCGCGACTCCACCCTGCTGTCCCCCAGTGTCCTCAATG GCCAGCAGGTGTATGCCCAGCGGTGTGAGGTGACGGGACTGAGTCGGGCTCCGGAGCACAACGGCGACAACCG GGTGGTGGGAGGCGGAGCATTTCAACCCTACTTACCGGACAAGGATTCCCTGCAGGGCTGGGTGGGCTCCGTGTCATCAGGACGTGACGGCAGAGGGCCTGGCTTGCGCGTGACCCAGGAGGCTCTGCTGACTCCG
- the ank1b gene encoding ankyrin-1 isoform X6: protein MAQAAKQLRKTKDLAEAAAQEQREKEEEKIKKRNRSRDRRRKADSATSFLRAARSGNLDKAQDHLKNGLNINTSNQNGLNGLHLASKEGHVKMVLELLHSGIELEATTKKGNTALHIAALAGQEKVVAELVNYGANVNAQSHKGFSPLYMAAQENHLEVVKFLLENGANQSLPTEDGFTPLAVALQQGHENVVALLINYGTKGKVRLPALHIAARNDDTRTAAVLLQNDPNADVLSKTGFTPLHIAAHYENMSVAQLLLNRGANVNFTPKNGITPLHIASRRGNVMMVRLLLDRGAQIDATTKDELTPLHCAARNGHVRIIELLLEHGAPIQAKTKNGLSPIHMAAQGDHMDCVRQLLQYNAEIDDITLDHLTPLHVAAHCGHHRMAKVLLDKGAKANARALNGFTPLHIACKKNHMRSMDLLLKHSASLEAVTESGLTPLHVAAFMGHLNIVKNLLQRGASPNASNVKVETPLHMASRAGHCEVAQFLLQNAAQVDARAKDDQTPLHCAARMGHKELVKTLLEHKASPDSATTAGHTPLHISAREGHVHTIRILLDAGAQQIKMTKKGFTPLHVASKYGKVDVAELLLERGANPNAAGKNGLTPLHVAVHHNNLDVVRLLVSKGGSAHSTARNGYTALHIAAKQNQIEVASCLLQNGATPNSESLQGITPLHLASQEGRPDMVALLISKQANVNLGNKNGLTPMHLVAQEGHVGIADTLVKQGASVYAASRMGYTPLHVACHYGNIKMVKFLLQQQAHVNSKTRIGYTPLHQAAQQGHTDIVTLLLKHGAQPNEITSNGTSPLGIAKRLGYISVIDVLKLVTEESVSAITTEKHRMSFPETVDEILDVSEDEGVAQLTLGDELLGMDGARYLKLDDFKDQDDDFLSPKKTLRDFEGGMGTTPYSPAIPRIPCVSPETVLLDQHTPIPLPKEYDEDSLIPSSPATETSDNVSPVASPIHTGFLVSFMVDARGGSMRGSRHHGLRVIIPPRTCTAPTRITCRLVKPQKLTTPPPLVEGEGLASRIISLGPSSMQFLGPVIVEIPHFASLGRGDRELVVLRSENGSVWKEHRNRYGDEVLETILNGMDEDLESQDELEKKRIRRIISTDFPLYFAVVSRIQQESDLIGPEGGRLNTKLVPHVEAIFPETAVTKRVRLGLQAQPIPDELLTRHLGNQATFSPVVTIEPRRRKFHRPIGLRIPLPPSWRESPRDAGEGDTTSLRLLCSVIGGTAPAQWEDITGTTKLMYAHNCANFTTNVSARFWLTDCPRTAEAVTFANLLYRELMSVPYMAKFVIFAKMNEAREGRLRCYCMTDDKMDKTLELHENFTEVARSRDIELMEGMPLHLECSGNLVPIRKATQQPRSFSFQAFRDNRLPVSVKVRDSNKEAAGFLSFLRKCTKYEDTQHVLCNLNITMPPCVKVVGSEERRRTLTPLALRERYSALNEPGVATVNAMERTEIKINIISEQLGLSWAELARELQFSVDDINRIRVENPNSLLDQSSALLNLWASREGKRAKMESLYTALKNIDRADIVTSLEGQAPQPVASYPEEGACRLGSRDSTLLSPSVLNEVTDTRRPRLVHKPRVIRPPFFRRGYGLVQDELLSPASMQYSLPSPLGAEPYWQEVSSLECAPIATTEEDTLMEMSDVQVWPAGVSPSLVTVEDSSLEGSSRADDSEGATLSLPCSLGRPGSTASGASGSIMELEEEEEDEEEGEVEEEEAPQEPATVLAEWDRVRASGAVPKVNLNGQLGGQRLDGRRGEVLAAGGGTKGGGGGVGLGSVEGISVVAGQQVYAQRCEVTGLSRAPEHNGDNRVVGGGAFQPYLPDKDSLQGWVGSVSSGRDGRGPGLRVTQEALLTPKEEKEDYAAEAQFVDEHGRVLARKDRKATAKSSSTKTQPERRRK from the exons AATGGTCTCAACGGGTTACACCTGGCCTCTAAAGAAGGGCACGTCAAAATGGTCCTGGAGCTACTGCACTCTGGCATTGAACTGGAAGCCACCACCAAG AAAGGGAACACAGCTCTCCATATCGCAGCGCTGGCAGGGCAGGAGAAAGTGGTGGCTGAGCTTGTCAACTACGGTGCCAATGTTAATGCCCAGTCACAT AAAGGGTTCAGTCCTCTCTACATGGCAGCACAGGAGAATCACTTAGAGGTGGTCAAGTTCCTGCTCGAGAACGGTGCCAATCAGAGTCTCCCAACTGAG GATGGCTTCACTCCACTGGCAGTAGCCCTCCAGCAGGGCCATGAAAATGTCGTGGCACTCCTCATCAACTATGGCACCAAGGGCAAGGTCCGCCTCCCCGCACTGCACATCGCTGCACGAAACGACGACACGCGCACCGCCGCAGTGCTGCTACAGAACGACCCCAACGCTGATGTTCTCAGCAAG ACTGGTTTCACACCTCTCCATATTGCAGCCCACTATGAAAATATGAGCGTAGCCCAGCTGCTACTGAACAGAGGAGCCAATGTAAACTTCACCCCTAAG AATGGCATCACACCCCTCCATATAGCCTCTAGGAGGGGCAATGTCATGATGGTCAGACTACTGCTAGACAGAGGAGCACAGATTGATGCCACAACCAAG GACGAGCTGACTCCTCTCCACTGTGCAGCCAGGAATGGTCATGTTCGCATCATTGAGCTTCTGTTGGAACATGGTGCTCCCATCCAGGCTAAAACCAAG AATGGTCTGTCCCCTATCCACATGGCAGCTCAAGGGGATCACATGGACTGTGTCAGGCAGCTACTGCAGTACAACGCTGAAATTGATGATATCACGCTGGACCATTTAACCCCTCTTCATGTAGCAGCCCACTGTGGTCATCATCGGATGGCCAAAGTCCTACTAGACAAGGGGGCCAAAGCCAATGCACGAGCTCTG AATGGGTTCACACCTCTCCATATTGCCTGCAAGAAGAACCACATGCGGTCCATGGACCTGCTGCTTAAGCACTCTGCTTCCCTAGAAGCTGTTACAGAG tctgGTCTCACTCCTCTCCATGTAGCGGCATTCATGGGCCATCTGAACATAGTGAAGAACCTGCTCCAGAGAGGGGCTTCACCTAATGCTTCCAATGTG AAAGTGGAGACTCCCCTGCACATGGCCTCCAGAGCAGGACACTGTGAAGTTGCTCAGTTCTTGCTGCAGAACGCAGCACAAGTGGATGCCAGGGCTAAG GATGACCAGACACCCCTACACTGTGCGGCCCGCATGGGCCACAAGGAGCTTGTCAAGACGCTCCTTGAGCACAAGGCCAGCCCTGACTCGGCTACAACTGCGGGCCACACACCCTTACACATATCTGCACGTGAAGGACATGTCCACACTATTCGGATCTTATTGGATGCTGGGGCACAGCAGATCAAGATGACAAAG AAAGGCTTCACTCCCCTCCATGTGGCCTCTAAATATGGGAAGGTGGACGTGGCTGAGCTCCTTCTGGAAAGAGGGGCCAATCCTAATGCAGCTGGGAAG AACGGTCTGACACCCCTTCATGTGGCTGTTCATCACAACAACCTGGATGTCGTTAGACTCCTGGTCAGCAAGGGAGGATCTGCACACAGCACTGCCCGA AACGGATACACAGCCCTGCACATAGCGGCCAAGCAGAACCAAATAGAGGTGGCCAGTTGTCTGCTGCAGAATGGGGCAACACCCAATTCCGAGTCCCTCCAAGGCATCACGCCCCTTCATCTGGCTTCACAGGAGGGGCGGCCCGACATGGTGGCCCTGCTCATCTCCAAACAGGCCAACGTTAATCTGGGAAACAAG AATGGGTTGACCCCTATGCATCTTGTGGCTCAGGAAGGTCATGTGGGAATTGCTGACACGTTGGTCAAACAGGGAGCTTCCGTTTACGCTGCTTCACGG ATGGGCTACACACCCCTTCATGTGGCCTGTCACTATGGCAACATCAAGATGGTGAAGTTCCTCCTGCAGCAGCAGGCTCATGTGAATAGCAAAACAAGG ATTGGCTACACCCCTCTGCACCAGGCAGCTCAGCAGGGCCATACTGATATTGTCACCCTGTTGTTAAAACACGGAGCCCAACCCAATGAGATTACTTCT AATGGGACTTCTCCCTTGGGTATTGCTAAGAGGCTGGGTTACATCTCTGTCATTGATGTGCTCAAACTGGTTACCGAGGAGTCCGTCTCCGCG ATCACTACAGAGAAGCACCGGATGAGTTTTCCTGAGACCGTAGATGAGATTTTGGATGTTTCAGAGGATGAAG GGGTTGCCCAGCTAACCTTAG GAGACGAGTTGCTCGGGATGGATGGGGCACGCTATTTGAAGCTTGATGACTTCAAGGACCAGGACGATGACTTCCTCTCCCCGAAGAAAACCCTTAGAGACTTTGAGGGTGGCATGGGTACCAC CCCATATTCTCCTGCCATTCCTAGGATCCCTTGTGTGTCCCCAGAGACTGTACTGCTGGATCAG CACACCCCTATCCCCCTGCCAAAGGAGTATGATGAAGACTCTCTTATCCCGAGCAGCCCGGCTACGGAGACTTCAGACAACGTTAGCCCCGTGGCCAGCCCTATTCACACTGG CTTCCTGGTGAGTTTTATGGTGGATGCCCGAGGCGGATCCATGCGAGGCAGCAGACATCATGGCCTGCGAGTTATCATTCCTCCTCGAACCTGCACCGCACCAACACGCATTACCTGCCGTCTGGTCAAACCACAGAAACTGACCACACCTCCTCCACtggtggagggggaggggctTGCTAGTCGTATCATCTCCCTGGGGCCATCAAGTATGCAGTTCCTCGG CCCAGTAATAGTGGAAATCCCCCACTTTGCGTCACTGGGCCGAGGGGACCGAGAGCTTGTGGTCCTCCGCAGCGAAAATGGCTCCGTCTGGAAGGAACATCGGAATCGCTATGGTGATGAAGTGCTGGAAACTATCCTAAATGGCATGGATGAAG ACTTGGAGAGTCAAGATGAGCTAGAGAAGAAGAGAATCCGTCGGATCATCTCCACTGACTTCCCCCTCTACTTCGCTGTGGTCTCCCGCATTCAGCAGGAGAGCGATCTGATTGGTCCAGAAGGCGGCCGGTTGAACACTAAGCTGGTGCCCCATGTCGAGGCCATCTTCCCTGAGACGGCAGTCACCAAGAGAGTGAGACTGGGGCTGCAG GCCCAGCCAATCCCAGATGAACTGCTGACTCGGCATCTCGGTAACCAAGCAACCTTCAGCCCAGTAGTTACCATCGAACCACGGCGACGCAAATTTCACCGTCCAATCGGGTTGCGCATCCCTTTGCCACCATCCTGGCGGGAGAGTCCTCGGGATGCTGGGGAGGGGGACACCACCAGCTTGCGCCTCCTCTGCAGTGTCATTG GTGGCACTGCACCAGCCCAGTGGGAAGACATCACGGGAACCACCAAGCTAATGTACGCCCACAACTGTGCCAACTTCACCACCAATGTTTCTGCAAG ATTCTGGCTGACAGACTGTCCACGCACCGCAGAGGCTGTGACCTTTGCCAATCTGCTGTACCGCGAGCTGATGTCGGTTCCATATATGGCCAAGTTTGTTATTTTTGCTAAGATGAATGAAGCACGTGAGGGACGCTTGCGTTGTtactgcatgacagatgacaagATGGACAAAACATTGGAGCTGCATGAAAACTTCACCGAAGTGGCCCGCAGTCGGGACATTGAG CTGATGGAGGGCATGCCGCTGCACTTGGAATGTTCTGGAAACCTCGTGCCCATCAGGAAGGCCACCCAGCAGCCTCGCAGCTTCAGTTTCCAGGCCTTCAGAGATAACAGGCTGCCTGTTTCTGTCAAG GTCAGAGATAGCAACAAGGAGGCTGCTGGGTTTTTGTCCTTTCTGCGGAAATGCACCAAGTATGAGGACACACAGCACGTACTGTGTAACCTAAACATAACCATGCCACCCTGTGTCAAG gTTGTTGGAAGTGAGGAGCGCAGGCGAACCTTAACCCCCCTCGCCCTGAGGGAGCGCTACAGTGCACTGAACGAGCCTGGTGTGG ccACAGTCAATGCCATGGAGAGAACTGAGATCAAGATCAACATCATATCTGAACAGCTGGGTTTGAGCTGGGCAG AGTTGGCGCGGGAGCTTCAGTTTAGTGTGGACGACATCAACCGGATCCGTGTGGAGAATCCCAACTCCCTGCTGGACCAAAGCTCTGCCCTGCTCAACCTGTGGGCCAGCAGAGAAGGCAAAAGAGCCAAGA TGGAGAGCTTGTACACAGCTCTGAAAAACATTGACCGTGCAGACATTGTAACATCTCTGGAAGGTCAGGCTCCACAGCCAGTCGCCAGTTATCCAGAGGAGGGTGCCTGTCGACTAGGCAGCCGCGACTCCACCCTGCTGTCCCCCAGTGTCCTCAATG AGGTCACGGACACAAGGCGACCGCGCCTAGTGCACAAGCCACGAGTTATTAGACCCCCGTTTTTCAGAAGGG GTTATGGGCTGGTGCAGGATGAGCTGCTGTCCCCGGCCTCCATGCAGTACAGTTTGCCCTCCCCGCTGGGCGCAGAGCCCTACTGGCAGGAAGTCTCCAGCCTCGAGTGTGCCCCCATCGCCACCACCGAGGAAGACACATTAATGGAGATGTCGGACGTTCAGGTGTGGCCAGCAGGGGTCAGCCCCTCGTTGGTCACAGTGGAGGACTCGTCACTAGAGGGCAGCAGTCGGGCAGACGACTCCGAGGGCGCCACGCTGTCCCTTCCCTGCAGCTTGGGTCGCCCGGGTAGTACAGCCAGTGGGGCCAGTGGCTCCATCatggagctggaggaggaggaggaggatgaggaagaaggggaggttgaggaggaggaggcgccACAGGAGCCAGCAACTGTACTGGCAGAATGGGACAGGGTGAGGGCCAGTGGCGCCGTTCCTAAGGTCAACCTAAACGGCCAGCTGGGAGGTCAGAGGTTGGatgggaggagaggggaggtcctcgcagcaggaggaggaacaaaaggaggaggtggaggtgtaGGGTTGGGTTCAGTGGAAGGGATTTCTGTTGTTGCAGGCCAGCAGGTGTATGCCCAGCGGTGTGAGGTGACGGGACTGAGTCGGGCTCCGGAGCACAACGGCGACAACCG GGTGGTGGGAGGCGGAGCATTTCAACCCTACTTACCGGACAAGGATTCCCTGCAGGGCTGGGTGGGCTCCGTGTCATCAGGACGTGACGGCAGAGGGCCTGGCTTGCGCGTGACCCAGGAGGCTCTGCTGACTCCG